In Pseudomonas sp. ADAK18, a single window of DNA contains:
- a CDS encoding cystathionine beta-synthase, whose amino-acid sequence MPQNSRPAVLELIGNTPLVRVSRFDTGPCTLFLKLESQNPGGSIKDRIGLAMIDAAERDGRLRPGGTIIEATAGNTGLGLALVGRAKGYRVVLVVPDKMSTEKVLHLKAMGAEVHITRSDVGKGHPEYYQDVAARLAQEIPDSFFADQFNNPANPLAHETSTAPEIWAQTQHDLDAIVVGVGSAGTLTGLTRFFKRVQPDLAMVLADPVGSVMAEYSRSGTLGTPGSWAVEGIGEDFIPSIADLSSVRQAYSISDEESFDHARQLLRAEGILGGSSTGTLLAAALRYCREQTEPKRVVTFVCDTGTRYLSKVYNDQWMNDQGLLQYKHYGDLRDLIARRFEDGRVISVGPDDTLLTAFQRMRLADISQLPVLVDGQRLVGVIDESDILLGMHQDASHFHMTVASAMTNTLQTLAPSASLAELQAELDRGLVAIIADTSGFHGLITRVDLLNHLRRSLA is encoded by the coding sequence ATGCCTCAAAACTCCCGCCCCGCCGTGCTCGAACTGATCGGCAACACGCCGCTGGTACGCGTGAGCCGCTTCGATACCGGCCCCTGCACGCTGTTCCTCAAGCTTGAATCACAGAACCCTGGCGGTTCGATCAAGGACCGCATCGGTCTGGCGATGATCGACGCCGCCGAGCGCGATGGCCGCCTGCGTCCTGGCGGTACCATCATTGAAGCCACCGCCGGTAATACCGGCCTGGGCCTGGCGCTGGTGGGCCGGGCCAAGGGTTATCGGGTGGTGCTGGTGGTTCCGGACAAGATGTCCACCGAGAAGGTCCTGCACCTCAAGGCCATGGGTGCCGAGGTGCACATCACCCGCTCCGACGTGGGCAAGGGCCATCCCGAGTATTACCAGGACGTCGCAGCGCGACTGGCGCAGGAAATTCCCGATTCATTTTTCGCCGATCAATTCAACAACCCGGCCAACCCGCTGGCCCATGAAACCAGTACCGCCCCGGAAATCTGGGCGCAGACCCAGCATGACCTGGACGCCATCGTGGTCGGCGTCGGTTCGGCCGGCACCCTGACCGGGCTGACCCGCTTCTTCAAGCGCGTGCAACCGGACCTGGCGATGGTGCTGGCCGATCCGGTCGGCTCGGTGATGGCCGAATACAGCCGCAGCGGCACCCTCGGCACGCCGGGCTCGTGGGCGGTAGAAGGTATCGGCGAAGACTTCATCCCCTCGATTGCCGACTTGTCCAGCGTGCGCCAGGCCTACTCCATCAGCGACGAAGAAAGCTTCGACCATGCCCGGCAACTGCTGCGGGCCGAAGGTATTCTCGGCGGCTCTTCCACTGGCACCCTGCTTGCGGCCGCCCTACGCTACTGCCGCGAGCAAACCGAGCCCAAACGGGTCGTGACCTTTGTCTGCGACACCGGCACCCGTTACCTGTCCAAGGTCTACAACGACCAATGGATGAACGACCAGGGCCTGCTCCAGTACAAGCACTACGGCGACCTGCGCGACCTGATCGCCCGGCGCTTCGAGGATGGCCGGGTGATCAGCGTCGGCCCGGACGACACCCTGCTCACCGCCTTCCAGCGCATGCGCCTGGCGGATATCTCGCAACTGCCGGTGCTGGTGGACGGCCAACGCCTGGTAGGCGTGATCGACGAATCGGATATCTTGCTGGGCATGCACCAGGATGCCTCGCACTTTCACATGACCGTGGCCAGCGCCATGACCAACACCCTGCAAACCCTCGCGCCCAGCGCCAGCCTGGCTGAACTGCAGGCAGAACTGGATCGCGGACTGGTGGCAATCATCGCCGATACCTCAGGCTTTCACGGCCTGATTACCCGCGTCGACCTGCTCAATCACTTACGGAGATCCCTTGCATGA
- a CDS encoding DUF6434 domain-containing protein, with product MGFDWHSDVITRSTEVSRHYKNTQNVRRFMLEHCGAAFKFDRTFMAWIRNGTPKTMGDVVDEWTQRQER from the coding sequence ATGGGTTTTGACTGGCACAGCGACGTGATCACCCGCAGCACTGAAGTTTCCCGGCACTATAAAAACACCCAGAACGTACGCCGATTCATGCTTGAGCACTGCGGCGCCGCGTTCAAGTTCGACCGGACCTTCATGGCTTGGATCCGCAACGGCACGCCAAAGACCATGGGCGATGTCGTTGATGAGTGGACGCAACGTCAGGAGCGTTGA